From the genome of Pseudomonas sp. AB6, one region includes:
- a CDS encoding nucleic acid/nucleotide deaminase domain-containing protein, with protein MALTEEDKSNVREVINNTAPVELRMIINNLKVVQASEYWAKINNLSNNPWKDPKPSNERIKLIGVELIKVFDETTNSFSNDYNKLYLSSISRWGDNKNSPRELSDLDRAARILLKKFPEEKCIAVCASPHDPLKILVTSNPSTFNRVEYKFTEQNISVVMANLLNDEKPSVEENNVNRKIYNKRETDLDPEVRYWRYIYDIDNFYGSAIHNKLKSSSNIFLVKGDSPNVHAELRLLEWMESNNEVLPPRLEEEEEKKENEARNPQKTPINIGVSLRCCGKCSAFIAKYRVSKNGKYLPFVRGSHGVFDLSGWELPDTLSELTGTLGIALKFFERTSQESGKSQMTHDASDTEDD; from the coding sequence ATGGCCTTAACAGAAGAAGATAAATCAAACGTTAGAGAAGTGATTAACAACACCGCACCAGTAGAATTGAGGATGATTATAAACAACTTGAAAGTGGTACAAGCATCAGAATATTGGGCCAAAATCAACAATTTGAGCAATAACCCGTGGAAGGACCCAAAACCCAGTAATGAAAGGATTAAGCTAATAGGTGTTGAGCTGATAAAAGTTTTTGACGAAACCACTAACAGCTTTAGTAACGACTATAACAAGTTGTACTTATCTAGTATTTCTCGGTGGGGGGACAACAAAAATTCACCCCGGGAGCTGTCTGACCTTGATCGTGCAGCCAGAATTCTGTTAAAAAAGTTTCCTGAAGAAAAATGTATCGCTGTTTGTGCATCTCCTCACGACCCTTTAAAAATACTTGTTACATCCAATCCAAGCACCTTTAACCGTGTGGAATATAAATTTACAGAGCAAAATATCTCTGTCGTCATGGCGAATCTTTTGAATGATGAAAAACCATCAGTGGAAGAAAATAATGTAAATCGAAAAATATATAATAAACGCGAGACAGATCTGGATCCTGAAGTACGTTACTGGCGCTATATATATGACATCGATAATTTTTATGGTAGCGCGATACACAACAAGCTAAAATCATCAAGCAACATATTTCTCGTTAAGGGTGATTCACCTAACGTGCATGCGGAGTTGAGACTTCTGGAGTGGATGGAGTCCAACAATGAAGTTCTCCCACCAAGATTAGAAGAAGAAGAAGAAAAAAAAGAAAACGAGGCGCGCAATCCTCAAAAGACCCCCATTAACATCGGTGTATCTCTTCGTTGCTGCGGAAAATGTTCTGCGTTTATTGCTAAGTACCGAGTGAGCAAGAATGGTAAATATCTTCCATTTGTCAGAGGCAGTCACGGCGTTTTTGATCTCAGCGGCTGGGAGCTACCAGATACTCTTAGCGAACTCACCGGAACCCTAGGTATAGCTTTAAAGTTTTTTGAACGGACTTCACAAGAATCGGGAAAGTCGCAAATGACCCATGATGCTTCAGACACCGAAGATGATTGA
- the tssH gene encoding type VI secretion system ATPase TssH yields MELGSLIARLNAESRRALERAAQRCLQRGHHYVEIEHLLLELLDIEDGDFACLLPRFGLERDALAAEINRALELFKSGSTRTPALSAHTISLLEDTVVQASVLGLPSIRSGLLLLALLDRDERRSLLLNSASSLLRIPRDTLRSNLQEWTVPSREHAAIAVPNQPDKVAAKTTPNAFLDQYTQDLTADAHAGRIDPIVGRDGEIRQCIDILLRRRQNNPILVGAPGVGKTAVVEGLALRIAAGDVPPSLQDVSLRVLDLGLLQAGAGVKGEFEQRLKGVIDAVRGAEKPIILFIDEAHTLIGAGGAEGGSDAANLLKPALARGELRTLAATTWMEYKKYFEKDPALARRFQLVQVEEPDEATAVEMLRGVATKLEQHHGVQVLDAAIHDAVKLSHRYISGRQLPDKAISVLDTACARVALGQHDVPPPLESLRHREQSLKEEVERLRREQATGLDHRERITTLESESVTNVQAIRELEIRWNEERVAVRELLDTRRELLALSESADSGKPDEGTDSRIDYLASELVRLEAGLDAIRQDDPLVPEQVDSKTVAAVIAGWTGIPVGKMLADEAHAVRTLGQRMGQRVMGQKTALGTIAQRLQAYRAGLTDPQKPVGVFLLLGPTGVGKTETAYALADALYGGERNLISINLSEYQEAHTVSQLKGAPPGYVGYGSGGVLTEAVRRKPYSVVLLDEIEKAHPDVLEAFYNVFDKGVMEDGTGLVVDFKNTVMLATSNVGAELILDTPASELDGDAFNEALHKALLQAFRPAFLARMTVVPYHPLDEATLEGIVLAKLETLRGRYKAATGKQFDFDNGVVKAVLAKCSGAGARDIESVLMKQVTGKLAEWVLE; encoded by the coding sequence ATGGAGCTCGGTAGCCTGATCGCCCGCCTCAATGCTGAAAGCCGCCGCGCGCTGGAACGTGCCGCACAACGCTGCCTGCAACGCGGCCACCACTACGTTGAAATCGAGCACTTGCTACTTGAGCTGCTAGACATCGAAGACGGCGACTTCGCCTGCTTGTTGCCACGTTTCGGCCTGGAACGCGATGCACTGGCGGCGGAGATCAACCGAGCGCTGGAGCTGTTCAAGTCCGGCAGCACCCGCACTCCGGCGCTGTCTGCGCACACCATTAGTTTATTGGAAGACACTGTGGTGCAAGCCAGCGTGCTCGGACTGCCAAGCATTCGTTCCGGCTTGCTACTGCTGGCCCTGCTGGACCGCGATGAACGCCGCAGTCTGCTGCTCAACAGCGCTTCTTCGCTATTGCGCATCCCTCGCGACACCTTGCGCAGCAATCTGCAGGAATGGACGGTACCCTCGCGGGAGCACGCTGCCATTGCGGTCCCTAATCAGCCGGATAAAGTGGCTGCGAAAACGACGCCTAACGCATTCCTTGATCAGTACACCCAAGACCTCACCGCCGACGCCCATGCCGGTCGCATCGATCCGATTGTTGGGCGTGACGGCGAAATCCGCCAATGCATCGACATCCTGCTGCGTCGTCGGCAGAACAACCCGATTCTGGTGGGCGCACCGGGCGTCGGTAAAACTGCTGTGGTTGAAGGTCTGGCGTTACGCATTGCTGCCGGTGACGTACCGCCGTCATTGCAAGACGTCAGCTTGCGGGTGCTAGACCTTGGCTTGTTGCAAGCCGGTGCCGGAGTCAAAGGCGAATTCGAACAGCGTCTTAAAGGCGTAATCGATGCAGTGCGCGGCGCGGAAAAACCGATCATTTTGTTCATCGACGAGGCACACACGCTGATCGGTGCTGGCGGCGCGGAAGGCGGCAGCGACGCGGCCAATCTGCTTAAGCCGGCCCTTGCCCGTGGCGAGCTGCGAACCTTGGCCGCCACCACCTGGATGGAATACAAAAAATACTTCGAGAAAGACCCGGCCCTGGCCCGGCGTTTCCAGTTGGTACAGGTTGAAGAACCGGACGAAGCCACCGCCGTGGAAATGCTTCGCGGCGTGGCGACCAAACTTGAACAGCACCACGGTGTGCAGGTGCTCGATGCGGCTATTCACGACGCGGTGAAACTCTCTCATCGTTACATCTCCGGTCGGCAACTGCCGGACAAGGCCATCAGCGTTCTTGATACCGCGTGCGCCCGAGTCGCCCTCGGCCAACACGACGTACCGCCGCCACTGGAAAGCCTGCGTCATCGTGAGCAAAGCCTCAAAGAAGAAGTCGAACGCCTGCGCCGGGAACAGGCTACCGGCCTTGATCACCGCGAACGCATCACCACCTTGGAAAGCGAATCCGTCACCAATGTGCAGGCGATTCGCGAGCTGGAAATTCGCTGGAACGAAGAGCGGGTCGCCGTGCGAGAACTGCTGGATACCCGTCGCGAACTGCTGGCTTTGAGCGAAAGCGCCGACAGCGGCAAACCGGACGAAGGCACCGACAGCCGCATCGACTACTTGGCCTCTGAACTGGTGCGTCTGGAAGCTGGACTGGATGCCATTCGCCAAGACGATCCGTTGGTGCCGGAGCAAGTCGACTCGAAAACTGTCGCTGCCGTCATCGCCGGCTGGACCGGTATCCCCGTCGGCAAAATGCTCGCCGACGAAGCCCACGCCGTGCGCACCCTCGGTCAGCGCATGGGCCAGCGGGTGATGGGCCAGAAAACCGCATTGGGCACCATCGCACAGCGCCTGCAAGCCTACCGCGCAGGCCTAACCGACCCACAGAAACCGGTCGGCGTGTTCCTGCTGCTCGGCCCTACCGGCGTCGGCAAAACCGAAACCGCTTATGCATTGGCCGATGCCTTATACGGCGGCGAACGCAACCTGATCAGCATCAACCTTTCCGAATACCAGGAAGCCCACACCGTCAGCCAACTTAAAGGCGCCCCACCCGGCTATGTCGGCTACGGCAGCGGCGGCGTACTAACGGAAGCGGTGCGGCGCAAACCGTATTCGGTGGTGCTGCTGGATGAAATCGAAAAGGCGCATCCGGATGTGCTGGAAGCTTTCTATAACGTATTCGACAAAGGCGTGATGGAAGATGGCACAGGGTTGGTGGTGGATTTTAAAAACACCGTGATGTTGGCCACCAGCAACGTTGGGGCCGAACTGATCCTCGACACACCTGCTTCGGAATTGGACGGTGATGCTTTTAATGAGGCGTTGCATAAAGCGCTGTTACAGGCGTTTCGCCCCGCCTTCCTTGCACGCATGACCGTGGTCCCGTACCACCCGCTGGATGAGGCGACGCTGGAAGGGATTGTATTGGCCAAGCTAGAGACGTTGCGCGGTAGATATAAGGCTGCGACTGGCAAGCAGTTTGATTTTGATAATGGGGTTGTGAAGGCAGTATTGGCTAAATGCAGCGGGGCTGGGGCTAGGGATATTGAGAGTGTGTTAATGAAACAGGTGACAGGGAAGTTGGCTGAGTGGGTGTTGGAGTGA
- the tssG gene encoding type VI secretion system baseplate subunit TssG: METPSRHAPVPLSDRLRRNPQAFELLQALLVLEREHPQAIPLGSGTAPQAEAIRLRGPLTPVFSSSQIESLTQEDGEKPVLTTPVFGLGGPDGPLPYAFQEWLQQRARAKDHAPAEFLDLFQHRLLSLLYRVLRKHRVAVGFAAPAATPVHAQLRALTGLLPKALQERQAMPDAAVLARSALFAGSRRSIAGFASIVRQHFSLPVQISAYEGAWRSIPAASCSVLKRGGRNLKLGSSAIAGAWVWDEHAGIRLTIGPLQAEQAKSLLPEGEAHLSLASLAALYFGPDLDCALTLLVSGAEPMVLDRDNPPTLNWNGGLLFQPNQDVQRIDTQLRQTEMA, encoded by the coding sequence GTGGAAACCCCAAGCCGGCATGCCCCTGTCCCTCTGAGCGACCGCCTGCGGCGCAACCCGCAGGCGTTTGAGTTACTCCAAGCACTGCTGGTGCTTGAGCGCGAACACCCGCAAGCCATTCCATTGGGCAGCGGCACTGCGCCGCAAGCCGAAGCCATTCGCCTGCGCGGACCGCTGACACCTGTGTTCTCGTCCAGTCAGATCGAAAGCCTGACCCAGGAGGACGGGGAAAAACCAGTGTTGACCACGCCGGTGTTCGGCCTCGGCGGTCCCGATGGCCCGTTACCCTATGCATTCCAGGAATGGCTGCAACAACGCGCTCGGGCCAAAGACCATGCGCCGGCTGAATTCCTCGACCTGTTCCAGCACCGTTTGCTCAGCTTGCTGTACCGGGTGCTCCGCAAACACCGGGTCGCGGTTGGATTTGCAGCACCCGCCGCAACGCCGGTGCACGCACAACTGCGGGCGCTGACCGGCCTGCTGCCCAAGGCCCTGCAAGAACGTCAAGCCATGCCGGATGCCGCTGTCCTGGCCCGTAGCGCTTTGTTTGCTGGGAGCCGACGCTCCATCGCCGGTTTCGCCTCTATCGTCCGCCAGCATTTCAGCCTGCCAGTGCAGATCAGCGCGTACGAAGGCGCCTGGCGTAGTATTCCCGCCGCCAGTTGCAGTGTTCTCAAACGCGGTGGGCGCAACTTGAAATTGGGCAGCAGCGCCATCGCTGGCGCCTGGGTCTGGGATGAACACGCAGGCATTCGCCTGACCATCGGACCGTTGCAAGCGGAGCAAGCCAAAAGCCTGCTGCCTGAAGGCGAAGCGCACTTGTCTTTGGCCAGTCTCGCCGCGTTGTACTTCGGTCCCGACCTGGACTGTGCTTTGACCTTGCTGGTGTCCGGCGCGGAACCGATGGTCCTCGACCGTGACAACCCGCCGACGTTGAATTGGAACGGCGGCCTGCTGTTTCAACCCAATCAAGATGTGCAGCGCATCGACACGCAGCTGCGCCAAACGGAGATGGCTTGA
- the tssF gene encoding type VI secretion system baseplate subunit TssF — MSDSIDPQLLDYYQRELTWLRHAGSVFADRYPKVARRLELSPGESQDPHVERLLEGFALLAARLQRRLDDDYAEFSDALLEQLYPLAIRPLPSCSIVQFEPDPSKGNLAAGYQLPRDTPLFVTTTKGESIHFRTSAEVTLWPIQISEALVLNAEEAQALTGVAQARSALRLRLDCLGETRWSELSIAQLRLHLNASPVVNAALYDLLGAHAIKVLIGAPGSLPLVQQHVPKIVGFAANEALLPEEDGVHPGLRLIAEYFAFPEKFSFFDIALSPEDIDGNALYLYIVFDQAPQSRLHLQASDIALGCTPAINLFPRTSEPLRPDGTQSEYRLIADSHRENSVEIHSICGMRATSAQGVRQVPAYYGSQHNAGDNHLYWHARRINGLTPNRLGSDMLLSVVDTRFNPLADAPNYSLTAELLCTNRHLAQSLSAGTALSFERPGPIARATLINPPSSQSSPKLGGESRWQLVSQLTLNHLSLVEGPKALEALKEILSLHNLRDEASARRQIDGLLQLDCERVVAQIGEDAWRGWRNGLEVSLQLDPEHFVGNSAVLFCAVLAQFFSLYATANRFVRTVLVHSDKEVKTWKPQAGMPLSL, encoded by the coding sequence ATGAGCGACTCGATTGATCCGCAACTGCTCGACTATTACCAGCGCGAACTGACCTGGCTGCGCCACGCCGGCAGTGTGTTCGCCGACCGCTACCCTAAAGTTGCCCGCCGCCTGGAACTCTCTCCGGGAGAAAGCCAAGACCCGCATGTCGAACGCCTGCTCGAAGGTTTCGCCTTGCTTGCAGCACGCTTGCAACGCCGTCTCGATGACGATTACGCCGAATTCAGCGACGCCCTACTTGAACAGCTGTACCCACTGGCCATCAGGCCGCTGCCCTCGTGCTCCATTGTTCAGTTCGAACCAGACCCGAGCAAGGGCAACCTTGCCGCTGGCTATCAACTGCCGCGTGATACCCCGCTGTTCGTGACCACGACCAAGGGCGAGAGCATTCACTTTCGCACCAGCGCCGAAGTAACCCTGTGGCCGATTCAGATCAGCGAAGCCCTGGTGCTAAACGCTGAAGAAGCACAAGCCTTGACCGGCGTCGCACAGGCACGTTCGGCCCTGCGGTTGCGTTTGGATTGTCTGGGTGAAACACGGTGGTCCGAACTGAGCATCGCCCAGCTACGCCTGCACTTGAACGCCTCGCCAGTGGTGAATGCCGCGCTCTACGACCTGCTGGGCGCACATGCCATAAAGGTCTTGATTGGAGCGCCAGGCAGCTTGCCGCTGGTTCAGCAGCACGTGCCGAAAATCGTCGGTTTTGCCGCCAACGAAGCGTTGCTTCCCGAGGAAGATGGTGTCCATCCGGGCCTGCGTTTAATCGCTGAATATTTTGCCTTCCCGGAAAAATTCAGCTTCTTTGATATCGCCTTGAGCCCAGAGGACATCGACGGTAACGCGCTGTACTTGTACATCGTTTTCGACCAAGCCCCGCAGAGCCGTCTGCACCTTCAGGCCAGCGACATCGCTTTGGGCTGCACCCCAGCGATCAACCTGTTCCCGCGTACGTCCGAGCCGTTGCGCCCGGATGGCACTCAGAGCGAATACCGCCTGATCGCTGACAGCCATCGGGAAAACAGCGTCGAGATTCATAGTATCTGCGGGATGCGCGCCACCTCCGCTCAAGGCGTACGACAAGTGCCCGCGTATTACGGCAGTCAGCACAACGCTGGCGATAACCACCTGTATTGGCATGCTCGGCGCATCAACGGACTAACACCCAACCGCCTCGGCAGCGATATGTTGCTCAGTGTGGTGGACACCCGTTTCAACCCACTGGCCGACGCGCCGAATTACAGCCTGACCGCAGAACTGTTGTGCACCAACCGTCATTTGGCCCAGAGCTTGAGTGCCGGAACCGCGCTCAGTTTCGAACGGCCAGGACCGATTGCCCGAGCCACATTGATCAACCCGCCTAGCTCACAAAGCTCACCCAAATTGGGGGGCGAATCGCGCTGGCAGTTAGTGTCGCAACTGACCCTAAACCACCTCTCGTTGGTGGAAGGTCCCAAGGCACTCGAAGCGCTCAAGGAAATTCTCAGCCTGCACAACCTACGCGACGAGGCCAGCGCCCGTCGGCAAATAGACGGCTTACTGCAATTGGACTGTGAGCGGGTGGTCGCGCAGATCGGCGAAGACGCCTGGCGCGGCTGGCGTAATGGGCTTGAGGTCAGCCTGCAACTGGACCCTGAACATTTTGTCGGCAACAGCGCGGTACTCTTTTGCGCCGTACTGGCGCAGTTTTTCTCACTCTACGCCACAGCCAACCGCTTCGTGCGCACGGTGCTGGTTCACTCAGACAAGGAGGTCAAGACGTGGAAACCCCAAGCCGGCATGCCCCTGTCCCTCTGA
- the tssE gene encoding type VI secretion system baseplate subunit TssE, with amino-acid sequence MPGTGIRPPLFERLAFSEEESQRPRFLDRYALAESVRNELLRLLNTRRAASPMTSPPTLLDYGIADWTAMQAQNSDDRRRMTREIRAAVTHFEPRLHLLDVDVQRVPDQPQRLSIRLSGTIRHDKQQWPVAFILDKSAAGVEVNHERLD; translated from the coding sequence ATGCCCGGTACAGGCATTCGTCCGCCGTTGTTCGAACGCCTAGCTTTCAGCGAGGAGGAATCGCAGCGCCCAAGGTTTCTCGACCGATATGCACTGGCAGAATCGGTCCGCAACGAATTGCTGCGATTGCTTAATACCCGCCGCGCGGCGAGCCCCATGACGTCGCCGCCGACGCTGCTGGATTACGGCATCGCTGATTGGACCGCCATGCAGGCACAAAACAGTGATGACCGTCGCCGGATGACCAGAGAAATCCGCGCGGCGGTCACTCATTTTGAACCACGCTTGCACCTGCTGGATGTTGACGTCCAGCGCGTACCTGACCAACCACAACGGCTGAGCATTCGGCTCAGCGGTACGATTCGCCATGACAAGCAGCAATGGCCCGTGGCGTTCATTCTTGATAAATCCGCAGCAGGCGTGGAGGTGAATCATGAGCGACTCGATTGA
- a CDS encoding Hcp family type VI secretion system effector has protein sequence MDAIILDLGDDIKGDSMLEGFTDKIEIMSYSHNVAMQVTNDVSNSERTSGKPHIGEFTLTKFVDSSTPNLNSYCCAGKPIATATITIGRNASEGSGQIMPFIVYTLSNVVLSNVSVSGGSGGKPVETISLNFTKIKWELTAQKDDGTKEGVAGTSWDLAANKVPA, from the coding sequence ATGGATGCAATCATTCTTGATCTGGGCGATGACATCAAAGGCGACAGCATGCTGGAAGGCTTCACCGATAAAATCGAGATCATGTCTTACAGCCACAACGTCGCTATGCAAGTTACCAACGACGTCAGCAACTCCGAGCGTACCTCCGGCAAGCCGCACATCGGCGAGTTCACCCTGACCAAGTTCGTGGACAGCTCCACGCCCAACCTGAACAGCTACTGCTGCGCCGGTAAACCCATCGCGACAGCCACGATCACCATCGGCCGTAACGCCTCCGAAGGCAGTGGCCAGATCATGCCGTTCATTGTCTACACCCTGAGCAACGTAGTGCTGTCAAACGTCAGCGTCAGCGGCGGTTCGGGCGGCAAACCGGTGGAGACCATTTCCTTGAACTTCACCAAGATCAAATGGGAGCTGACTGCGCAAAAAGACGATGGCACCAAAGAAGGCGTTGCAGGCACCAGTTGGGACTTGGCTGCCAACAAAGTTCCAGCTTAA
- the tssC gene encoding type VI secretion system contractile sheath large subunit, with protein sequence MPESSSAESQTSTTTTQTLTLLDRIIAEGRMAHDDSQQDYARDMLAEFATQVLDEGMVVNKDTVAMINDRISQIDSLISNQLNQILHHPDLQKLEASWRGLHQLVQNTETSTRLKLRLLNVSQKDLQSDLEKAVEFDQSALFKKIYEEEYGTFGGHPFSVLVGDYTFGRHPQDIGLLEKLSNVAAAAHAPFIAAASPRLFDMSSYMEMAVPRDLAKIFESQELIKWRSFRESEDSRYVSLVLPNYLLRLPYGPDTNPVEGMNFVEDVNGTDHSKYLWGNAAWALSQRITEAYAKFGWCAAIRGAEGGGAVEGLPAHTFRTSSGDLSLKCPTEVAITDRREKELNDLGFISLCHKKNTDVAVFFGGQTTNKPKTYNTNEANANARISAMLPYVLAASRFAHYLKVIMRDKIGSFMTRDNVQTYLNNWIADYVLINDNAPQDIKAQYPLREARVDITEVAGKPGAYRATVFLRPHFQLEELTASIRLVANLPPPAAA encoded by the coding sequence ATGCCTGAGTCATCCAGTGCTGAGAGTCAAACCAGCACAACCACCACTCAAACGTTGACACTGCTCGACCGGATCATCGCCGAAGGGCGCATGGCCCATGATGACAGTCAGCAAGATTACGCACGGGACATGCTGGCCGAGTTCGCCACTCAGGTGCTCGATGAAGGCATGGTGGTCAATAAAGACACCGTTGCCATGATCAACGACCGCATCAGCCAGATCGATTCATTGATCAGCAACCAGCTCAACCAGATCCTTCATCACCCGGACCTGCAAAAGCTCGAAGCTTCGTGGCGTGGCCTGCATCAACTGGTTCAGAACACCGAAACCAGTACCCGATTGAAACTGCGTTTGCTCAATGTGTCGCAGAAAGATCTGCAGAGTGACCTTGAAAAGGCCGTCGAATTCGACCAGAGCGCGCTGTTCAAGAAAATCTACGAAGAAGAGTACGGCACCTTCGGCGGTCATCCGTTCAGCGTGCTGGTGGGCGACTATACGTTCGGCCGCCATCCGCAGGACATCGGTCTGCTGGAGAAACTGTCCAACGTCGCGGCCGCCGCTCATGCGCCATTCATTGCTGCTGCCAGCCCGCGTCTGTTCGACATGAGCAGCTACATGGAAATGGCCGTGCCGCGTGATTTGGCGAAGATTTTCGAGAGCCAGGAATTGATCAAGTGGCGTTCGTTCCGTGAAAGCGAAGACTCGCGCTACGTGTCACTGGTTCTGCCCAACTACCTGCTTCGGCTGCCCTACGGCCCGGATACCAATCCTGTTGAAGGCATGAACTTCGTAGAAGACGTCAACGGCACCGACCACAGCAAATACCTGTGGGGCAACGCAGCCTGGGCCCTGTCCCAACGCATCACCGAGGCCTACGCCAAGTTCGGCTGGTGCGCGGCGATTCGGGGTGCTGAAGGTGGTGGCGCGGTGGAAGGTTTGCCCGCGCATACATTCCGCACCAGCTCGGGTGATTTGTCGCTCAAGTGCCCGACCGAAGTGGCGATCACTGACCGTCGTGAGAAAGAACTGAACGACTTGGGCTTCATCTCCCTTTGCCACAAGAAAAATACCGATGTCGCGGTGTTCTTTGGCGGGCAGACCACCAACAAGCCCAAGACGTACAACACCAACGAAGCCAACGCCAACGCTCGAATTTCGGCAATGCTGCCGTACGTGCTGGCCGCATCGCGTTTCGCGCATTACCTGAAAGTGATCATGCGCGACAAGATCGGCAGTTTCATGACCCGTGACAACGTTCAGACCTATCTGAACAACTGGATCGCGGATTACGTGCTGATCAACGACAACGCCCCGCAAGACATCAAGGCCCAGTACCCCTTGCGTGAAGCACGGGTCGATATCACCGAAGTGGCTGGCAAGCCGGGCGCCTATCGGGCCACGGTCTTCCTGCGTCCTCACTTCCAGCTTGAAGAACTGACCGCCTCGATTCGCTTGGTAGCTAATCTGCCGCCACCGGCAGCAGCCTGA
- the tssB gene encoding type VI secretion system contractile sheath small subunit gives MAESTQHKLDRVRPPRVQITYDVEIGNAIEKKELPLVVGILADLSGNPVSPLPKLIDRRFIEIDRDNFNDVLKSIGPRTTLQVDNTLTGDGSKLNVELKFEHIDDFDPINVVKHVAPLSRLFKARQHLRDLLTKLDGNDDLDKLLRDVVANTEGLQEIKSAHPESAPVAAPDADALAPAEPQA, from the coding sequence ATGGCCGAGAGTACTCAGCACAAGCTAGACAGGGTTCGCCCTCCTCGTGTTCAGATCACATACGACGTAGAAATCGGTAACGCCATCGAGAAAAAAGAGTTGCCTTTAGTGGTCGGTATCCTCGCCGATCTGTCTGGGAACCCTGTAAGCCCCCTGCCTAAGTTGATTGATCGGCGCTTTATCGAGATCGATCGTGACAACTTCAACGACGTCCTCAAATCAATCGGTCCGCGCACCACGCTTCAGGTCGATAACACCCTCACTGGTGACGGCAGCAAGCTCAACGTTGAATTGAAATTTGAGCACATCGACGACTTCGACCCCATCAATGTGGTCAAGCATGTGGCGCCTCTGAGTCGACTGTTCAAAGCCCGCCAACACCTTCGCGACCTGCTCACCAAGCTCGATGGCAACGACGATTTGGACAAGCTTCTGCGCGATGTCGTGGCTAACACCGAAGGCTTGCAAGAGATCAAATCAGCACATCCGGAAAGCGCACCGGTAGCGGCCCCCGACGCCGATGCTTTGGCACCGGCCGAACCGCAAGCCTGA
- a CDS encoding type VI secretion protein gives MNEKQFNFFKCSAVLLTIIVISGCSFFAPKVNVDGLVLDVALQANDDSPVAVDFIAVNDVELLKQLSGLTAKQWFAERNQFQRDFRQHISVWGLELVPGQLIESGIFPLDGKPAVGLLVFANYNNPGPHRLRLEGERKIWLKFDSRDMTLLDENAH, from the coding sequence ATGAACGAAAAACAGTTCAATTTTTTTAAATGCTCTGCAGTGCTGCTGACAATAATCGTGATCTCGGGGTGCTCCTTTTTTGCGCCCAAAGTAAACGTTGATGGCCTTGTTCTGGACGTGGCGTTGCAGGCCAACGACGACTCGCCTGTCGCTGTGGATTTTATCGCGGTCAACGATGTGGAGTTGCTCAAGCAGTTGTCAGGTTTGACTGCAAAACAATGGTTTGCTGAGCGCAATCAGTTCCAGCGCGACTTCCGTCAGCACATCTCCGTATGGGGCCTGGAGTTGGTGCCAGGGCAGTTGATCGAGTCAGGAATTTTTCCTCTGGACGGCAAACCGGCCGTGGGCCTTTTGGTGTTTGCCAACTACAACAATCCCGGTCCTCATCGGCTGCGATTGGAAGGAGAACGCAAGATTTGGCTGAAGTTCGATAGCCGGGACATGACACTACTCGACGAAAACGCGCACTGA